The proteins below come from a single Dasypus novemcinctus isolate mDasNov1 chromosome 22, mDasNov1.1.hap2, whole genome shotgun sequence genomic window:
- the NRSN1 gene encoding neurensin-1: protein MSSCSSACGSKQAQPATEGGYQRYGVRSYLHQFYEDCTASIWEYEDDFQIQRSPNRWSSVFWKVGLISGTAFVVLGLTVLAVGFLVPPKIEAFGEADFVMVDTHAAQFNAALDVCKLAGAVLFCIGGTSMAGCLLMSVFAKSYSKEEKFLQQRFKERIADIKVHTQPMTKAPGPGETKIPVTLSRVHNVQPLSAT from the exons ATGAGTTCTTGCAGCAGCGCCTGTGGGTCCAAGCAGGCACAGCCTGCCACCGAGGGCGGGTACCAGCGCTACGGCGTCCGGTCCTACCTGCACCAGTTTTACGAGGACTGCACCGCCTCCATCTGGGAGTATGAGGATGATTTCCAGATCCAGAGATCACCTAACAGGTGGAGCTCCGTCTTCTGGAAG GTCGGACTCATCTCTGGCACAGCCTTCGTGGTTCTTGGATTGACTGTTCTGGCAGTTGGCTTCCTTGTGCCCCCCAAAATCGAAGCCTTTGGCGAAGCCGACTTTGTGATGGTCGACACGCACGCCGCCCAGTTCAATGCCGCGCTCGACGTCTGCAAGCTGGCGGGAGCGGTGCTCTTCTGCATTGGAGGCACATCCATGGCCGGGTGCCTGCTGATGTCGGTGTTTGCCAAAAGctactccaaagaagaaaaattcctccaGCAAAGGTTTAAAGAGCGAATAGCAGACATCAAGGTCCACACGCAGCCCATGACAAAAGCTCCGGGCCCAGGGGAAACTAAGATCCCCGTCACCTTGTCCAGAGTGCACAATGTCCAGCCTCTCTCGGCAACCTGA